CGGTGAATCAGTGCCGGTCGGCCTTGCTCCCGCCGAGGCAGTTGGGCGAGTCCGGCGCCTGCATGCGCGCGGCCCATTCGTCGGGGGTATAGGTGTGCAGAGCCAGCGCATGAATACGCGACATCAGATCACCCAGTGTGAGGTATACCGCCTGGTGACGCTTGACTGCATTCAGCCCGGCGAACTCACCACTGACGATCACCGCCTTGAAGTGCGACTCCGATCCGGGCGGTACGCTGTGCATGTGGCTTTCATTGACCAGCTCGAGATGGCTGGGAGTCAGGCCTTGCAGCGCCTGTTCGAGGTCGGATTGGGTCGGGCCCATGGCGATTCTCCGGATTGGGTTCAGCTGTGTACGAACGATGCGCTAGTGTATCCCACGTGTGGCCACGGTGCAGTCGCTGCAATGCGGATCGGCGGTCACTCACCCAGCCCAAACACCGGCAACCAAACCATCGCGA
The nucleotide sequence above comes from Halopseudomonas xinjiangensis. Encoded proteins:
- a CDS encoding BolA family protein, producing MGPTQSDLEQALQGLTPSHLELVNESHMHSVPPGSESHFKAVIVSGEFAGLNAVKRHQAVYLTLGDLMSRIHALALHTYTPDEWAARMQAPDSPNCLGGSKADRH